GCGACATGTCGGACCCGGCGCAGCGGCTGGGAGCGTCCTCGCGGATCCTGGTGCCGGTCTATGCCGGGCTGACGCTGGCGCTGTGGATCATGCTGCTGCTGGCGGGCGACCCGCCGCTGGTGGCGCTCAGCCACGCGATGTCGACCATGGCGACCTCGGGCATCTCGCCGGTGGGCGGGCCGATCAACGCGCCGAGCGGGCTTGCGGGCGAGATGATCATCTTCTGTTTCCTGTTCTTCGCGCTGTCGCGGCTGACCTTTTCCGGCGACACCGGCGCCTCCTACCGCCCCGGGCTGCGCGAAGACCCCGAGTTCCGCATGGGGCTTTCCATTGCCGCGCTGGTGCCGGCGGTGCTGTTCCTGCGGCACTGGATCGCGGCCTTCGATGTGGGCGGCGAGCAGAATCTCGAACTGGCGCTGCGGGCGCTCTGGGGCGGGGTGTTCACCGCGCTCTCCTTCCTGTCGACCACCGGTTTCGTCAGCGCCGACTGGGCCGAGGCGCAGGGCTGGTCGGGCCTGTCGACGCCGGGGCTGATCCTGATGGGGCTGGCGATTGTCGGCGGCGGCGTGGCGACCACGGCGGGCGGGGTGAAGCTGCTGCGGATCTATGCGCTCTATCTCGCCGGCAAGCGCGAGCTGGAGCGGCTGGTGCATCCCAGCTCTATCGGCCGCTCGGGCGTGATGGCACGGCGGATCCGGCGGCAGGGGGCGTTCATCGCCTGGGTCTTCTTCATGATGTTCGCCATGTCCATCGCGGTGTTCTCGCTGATCTTCGGCCTCTTCGGCATCGACTTCGAGAACGCCATGGTGCTGACCATCGCGGCGCTTACCAATTGCGGCCCGCTGATCCCGGCGGCGGCGGAGCTGCCGGTGGATCTGGCGGGGCTGAGCGCCGGGGCCAAGCTCACGGTCTGCGCGGCGATGGTGCTGGGTCGGCTGGAGCTGCTGGCCATTGTGGTGCTGCTGACGCCGGATATCTGGCGCGACTGAGCGCGGCCCGTCGCGCCCCTGCGGCAGGAGGCGTCATTGCGCCTGACGGAAATTTCAGGTGAAACCGGGCGATGTTTGCGATAGAGGCAGGGCCATGTCGATCTGGGAATATGCCAACCCCGTCAAATTCATCCGAACCACGGATATCGTGCTGCCGTGGATCTCGGCGGCGGCGGTGCTGTGCCTCGTGACCGGGCTGAT
The window above is part of the Salipiger abyssi genome. Proteins encoded here:
- a CDS encoding TrkH family potassium uptake protein, yielding MGALYRLPLFLLLTGLASASMVLPAVVALAEEEFHDARAFFYSALVGMVLTVLIAIAQATRRHNRSASRQLLALMGAFVLLPAVLAVPFHEALRTTTFLNAFFEMVSSLTTTGATLFEPSRLSSAEHLWRAQVGWLGGLLMWVAAAAILAPLTLGGFEITARGEPGQSVDALAGRRDMSDPAQRLGASSRILVPVYAGLTLALWIMLLLAGDPPLVALSHAMSTMATSGISPVGGPINAPSGLAGEMIIFCFLFFALSRLTFSGDTGASYRPGLREDPEFRMGLSIAALVPAVLFLRHWIAAFDVGGEQNLELALRALWGGVFTALSFLSTTGFVSADWAEAQGWSGLSTPGLILMGLAIVGGGVATTAGGVKLLRIYALYLAGKRELERLVHPSSIGRSGVMARRIRRQGAFIAWVFFMMFAMSIAVFSLIFGLFGIDFENAMVLTIAALTNCGPLIPAAAELPVDLAGLSAGAKLTVCAAMVLGRLELLAIVVLLTPDIWRD